The Tamandua tetradactyla isolate mTamTet1 chromosome 8, mTamTet1.pri, whole genome shotgun sequence genome includes a window with the following:
- the CREBZF gene encoding CREB/ATF bZIP transcription factor, whose product MRHSLTKLLAASGRDSPTRSESPAPGSACSLPPDVIRTVAAAAAEETAAAGSPGRKQPRGDEGELEAGRGSRGGVAVRAPSPEAMEEEAIASVPGEEPEDMDFLSGLELADLLDPRQPDWHLEPGLSSPGPLSSSGGGSDSGGLWRGDDDDEAAAAEMQRFSDLLQRLLNGIGGCSSGTDSGSSEKRRRKSPGGGSGSGNDNNQAATKSPRKAAAAAARLNRLKKKEYVMGLESRVRGLAAENQELRAENRELGKRVQALQEESRYLRAVLANETGLARLLSRLSGVGLRLTTSLFRDSPAGDHDYALPVGKQQQDLLEEDDSAGGVCLHVDKDKVSVEFCSACARKASSSLKIFFFR is encoded by the exons ATGAGGCATAGCCTGACCAAGCTACTGGCGGCCTCGGGCAGAGACTCTCCGACCCGCAGCGAGAGTCCAGCGCCAGGCTCGGCCTGTTCGCTGCCCCCAGACGTGATCCGGAcggtggcggcggcggctgcggAGGAGACGGCGGCGGCCGGATCTCCCGGCCGCAAACAGCCGCGCGGCGACGAGGGCGAGTTGGAGGCCGGGAGGGGGAGCCGCGGCGGCGTGGCCGTGCGCGCGCCCTCTCCTGAGGCAATGGAGGAGGAGGCTATCGCTAGTGTCCCGGGGGAGGAGCCGGAGGACATGGACTTTCTGTCCGGGCTGGAACTGGCGGATCTGCTGGACCCCCGGCAACCGGACTGGCACCTGGAACCCGGGCTCAGCTCGCCCGGTCCGCTCTCCTCGTCCGGCGGCGGCTCGGATAGCGGCGGCCTTTGGAGAGGGGACGACGATGACGAAGCTGCGGCTGCCGAGATGCAGCGCTTTTCAGACCTGCTGCAGAGGCTGTTAAACGGTATCGGGGGCTGCAGCAGCGGCACTGACAGTGGCAGTAGCGAAAAGAGGCGGAGAAAATCCCCGGGAGGAGGCAGTGGCAGCGGCAACGACAACAACCAGGCGGCGACAAAGAGTCCTCGGAAGGCGGCGGCGGCCGCTGCCCGTCTTAATCGGCTGAAGAAGAAGGAGTATGTAATGGGGCTGGAGAGTCGGGTCCGGGGTCTAGCAGCCGAGAACCAGGAGCTGCGGGCCGAGAATCGGGAGCTGGGCAAACGCGTGCAAGCACTGCAGGAGGAGAGTCGCTATCTACGTGCTGTCTTAGCCAACGAGACCGGATTGGCTCGCTTGCTGAGCCGGCTGAGCGGCGTGGGACTGCGGCTGACCACCTCTCTCTTCAGAGACTCGCCTGCCGGTGACCATGACTACGCTCTGCCTGTGGGAAAGCAGCAGCAGGACCTGCTGGAAGAGGACGATTCAGCGGGAGGAGTGTGTCTTCATGTGGACAAGGATAAGGTGTCGGTGGAGTTCTGCTCGGCGTGCGCCCGGAAGGCGTCGTCTTCTCTTAAAAT TTTCTTTTTTAGGTGA